TTTGATGTAATAAAACTCCAAACTCGAAAATCAAGTTGCCTGTGCCTTTTGTTTTTCCATCCGTCAGCAATGTTTCCCCTTGAAATATGACACTTCTCCTGAGGCCATTCTTCCACTAGACTGCGTCAATTGCTTCAGTTCAATTAGCAATGGCAGTTTTACTTGTAATGGGGAGGCATTAAATTGAGCCTGTTTAAAGCAGTACAGGTCTCAATAACTACTGAGTAAATTTAACAATTTCTAATCTGTAATCTTTGTAAATTAATTATAATTTGTGCCTAATTTAGAGCTTTGGAAGATGGTGATAAAAGAAATACCTTTCCTTGTAGAatcaaagtgaaataaaatatccTTTTAATAGCAAATCAGTACTTGAGCTAGTAAGAATTGGATGGCTGAAAGCTCTGGTCAGGCTGGTGGGTTTTGCCCTGTAAGATAAAAACAGCTGGAGATAAATGAAACAGAATGGATTTAAAATTAAGCAGAAATATCACATCTGAGAGCAAGTgatctaaaataaatacatttagttAACTACATAAAAAGCTACTATGTTTTTGGCTATAAAATATTGGAAGGAGTTCCTTTCATGGCCTACCACTTAATCACTACTGAATGATATAAAGTATCCCGAGAAATAGCATACTGTCTCCTTAGACCTCCAGCTCAGGGACCAATAGACCAGAAGTTAAACACAGGTTTCCTTAATCTCTTTAGCAGTTGTATTGTTTTGTCTTATCTCCTGCAGACAGCTTTTTGGATCGGCAAGTGTGCCCATTTTCTAAAGTTATTTTCCTCAATCTCCACCATATCAGTAAATTTACAGTACAGTGGACTTCCAATGAATATAAACTTAGCAAACagtgtttaataatttattaatttttcccATTAAATGGTACATTCTCTAAGATGACAAACAATTTCCTGGTAGTTTTATTTACAGTCTTCAGCATGTTCTGTAAAACTCAGTAATGATTACAGACTAAATCACACAACATAcatattttcaaacatttaaataGAAGCACATTTTATTCAAAAGTAACTCTACACATTACTTtttccataaaaatataaaaaatagtttaattacTATATTTTACCTAAACCAGGATATCTAagaattttctttcacatatgaTGCCCCGTCCCAAAAAAAGCAAACTCCATCAATAAGAAATTGAAAAGGAGACTCCATCACAAAATTAAATGACTAATGCCATCTTTTTAAATTCACCACAACAGCAAATTAGTTCTATTTAGCAACTTGCAAAAGACATCTTGCAGTATGCAGGGTTGTGATGCTAGTTTGCTGGGGTTTTTAGCTAATATGCCTCTTTCATTTCTTTCACAAATGTGCACAAACttcttatgtaaaaataatagactGAGCCAAATAATCATTTTATACTGCAGACTATAATGCCAGCTACCATGTGCTCAAAAAACATAAATTGGCAATCTTACACTACACAATAATTTTGCAAAAATAGCAAAAAGGAAATATCTTCCTTTTGGGAACTATATTTAAGGTAACTCATTTTTTCTTACCAAACTTCCAATGAAAATAGCTTTTTGTCCTTGCTTTGAAAATAATGCCTCGATTATATTTATGTTACTACCATTTCTCCAAGTTCTCTGACTCATATTCTGTGTAGAAAGCTAAATgagttgggggggtggaggggaggacaGACACACCACTATGACCCCTCTCTTTTTAGGatacatttaattttataaaaaaaggCACAAAGATGAAACTCCTAAGCAGCATCAGTTATTATGATTCGCACCCCCTGCCTATAACCTTCATCTTATTCCAATGCTACTGCTGCAAGAGACATTATTTCTCTCAGAGAATGTTACAGTTCCATGAGCTCAGGAAACAGGCAAAGTTGAAAAGACTAGCTTAAGCCTTTGTACAGTACAAACAGCATATGGATCTCTAACAAATTAGCGCTAATAAAAGTTTTATGTTGCAATTAATCTTTGACCTGGAAATCTTAGGAAAAGCCATTTGAGAAACGCTCAGCAGCAAAGTATAATATATTTCTCAGCAAAGGGACTAAAGTCACCCTCTGAGCAATACTGTGCATTCAGTTTAGCCAGATAATGGTAATGCTATTTGAGTACTATGCAGCCAATGGTGTTAGAAGCTcttattcctcttcctccctaACTAGTTTACAGGATTTTCTAAAACATAAATGAAGCTGCTGTAAACAGAGAATCAGTATATGATGTATACAGCACAATCTGAAACAAGAAGGTTTTGCTCTCTGGCATGTAAACATTAGGGTTACTGGACTTTAGGTCATATAAACAAATCTGATGAcagatttttaaactaaaaaagtaAAATTTCCCATTAAAGGATCAACCACAAAAATACTCTTTCAAAAAGTCTCACTTGCCATGTATACCTTTTTATGTCCTATGACGAATATGTAAAACACTTAGAAAGTTTTAAACTGTAGAAATTTTAACCAGTTAAGCTGTTTGGCAATAATGTATTCAAAACCTCCTTAGAGAATGACATTATCGTTCACTAATACCAGTCCTACATTGTCACCGAACATGGCACCAcgctatttcttcttctttttcttcggTGGCTCATCATCAGAGCTGCTGTctgtgctggtgctgctgctactGGAGGAACTAGAATCTGACTCGAAgtctgaggaagaggaagaactaCTTGAAGATGGGGAGGATGAGGAAGTGGAGGAGCTTTCATCACTGTCACTGTCATCAGAAGAAGAAGAGGTAGAGGAATCTTCACTCTCGGATGAAGAATCACTAGCTGAACtgatgctgctgttgctgctggaaCTGGTCACGCTCTTAGACCTGCAAGAAACATGAAAAGGACAGGTGAGAGATTTTCTTCCCAGTACAGTGGTCACTGAACAGACCTGCTGAAGGTACAACTACAAAAACAATGTTCATTACAATCTTGCTTTCATAAGCTCAAAACATTCACCATTTGGCCTCAAACTTTCCAGACGTGACTTTGTCTGAAGGTGGTATTTCCCCCGTTTCTTGCTTCTATTTTGAACAAATACATTCGAGTAATGGGACAGTGCAATACATACTTCCCCattgtaaaacaaaacataactaCAGGAGAAAAAGCAAAGGTTTGAAACTTGGTACAGGTATCATCCTTACTGAGGACTGGGGTCTTTGCTTGGTTAGAGTGGGAGAGAGGGAATAAAAGTTTTAAGTGATAGGAAAAAATGACTTTGGACAACAAAGGTTTTAGAAGAGCTTAATGAAGATCTGTTCCTCTGACACATTATTGTACATTCTCCCTGGATGAAattctagccccactgaagtcaataagagttttactattgacttcagtgggtcagaatttcacccaaggGATGCTGCTCCCAAGCTACAGAGGGAGAAGGAATCCAACGTGCCCACCACTACATAACATTTTGTGGGATGGAGATTTTAATAATCTCAGGGaaactttcagaaaaacaaatcctttaaaaatagctttatcAAGGGCAAAGAAAAAACATGAATATGGGGGTAAATATCATGAAGACCTGCATGCtctgccatttttctgaattcatatTCTGCAAACTCCAagctttcattttgatttttaaatatcagtCATTTTCCCATTACGATAAAGCTATTGCAGGTGTGCTACTGCTCCTAAGCAGTTTGAGATTTTGATATGGGCAATGCTACTAAGTGCCAAAAATGAACAACACAGGTTTTCCAAACATACCTCAGCCAAAAACCAAAGGCGCTAGCTCACCTTGCTCTCATTCCATTCAGTCAACTGAATGTCATTCCTAACTGGTACTATGTAAAGTACTAGAAATATTAAGCATAGGTTCGCTTTTCtccagaaaaaaggaaattaaatgcactCATAAGATTAAGGGTGCTTAGTTGAAAATCACTAAGTCAGGAAATTCATAAGCTAAGGTTATAACAACTACATTAACTCTGCCTCATTGTGCACCCACAGTTGTGTCAAACTGATATACGTGGAGCCGTGTGTTATGATGTTCTGAGCCATTAACATCTTAATATACATCTGTTATCtgtattttccccccaaacagCTGTTTTTTCTATTGAGGGCAGCTTATATACAGCTGCTCAGGAAGGAATCTCCAGAAAATAAGCTAATAAAAGCCACATCTTAAAATGGTGTTTGGAATCATTAGGATGGATCACTACATAGATAGTAGAGTGGGTactaagaccaaaaaaaaaaaaaaaaaaaagcaaatacagtactgtgtgaaatgtaaactactaaaaaataaagggaaaacagcatttttcttctgcatagtaaagtttcaaagctgtattaagtcaatgttcagttgtaaacttttgaaagaacaaccatgaagttttgttcagagttatgtacaacctccattcccgaagtgtttgtaactctgaggttctactatacgtGCTTTCAGAAGGTTACATAATATAGTCTGTTGGTTTGGTTACACCAGGGGGATGAATTGTTGGGGCAGATGAAGAAAGGTACTTCCTTGGTAGAGGCAGCCATACACACATGGCTTAGATAGTGTAAGAAAAGTAATCTTTAGATCATgttctagacttttttttttaatagtttgtatCTGAATAGATGCATtgattttgaaattccatttaaaTAATGTATCAATAAAATGAGTTTTTATAAGGCAACCCAAATCAGATCTCTGATACTGCACACTAGATACAACTACAGATAAGTGCCTCAgaataagcaggtttcagagtagcagccgtgttagtctgtattcgcaaaaagaaaaggaggacttgtggcaccttagagactaacaaatttatttgagcataagctttcgtgagctatatccgatgaagtaagctgtagctcacgaaagcttatgctcaaataaatttgttagtctctaaggtgccacaagtactccttttcttttttcagaataagCAGTAGACTCGTGGATCAAAGGAGGTAGAATCAGCCAGAGTACAAGATCAAGTGTATTGGGGTTTGCAATCTATCTTCCAAAAGAGTGCCATGAGGGAGGTGGTAAGGGCTAGCGTGGGCACAAGAAAGCCCAAAGCAACCTAAAAGTTATGGGGCACAGTTGCAGGAGTTTTGTCATTTCCTATTTTTCTGGTTAAGCCTGTAGCAATGCTACTGGAACCTTAACTTTTGCATCTCTTAACTTCCGGATTTTAAGTATACAACAACATGCTGTGTTGAGTATTTTTGTATTTAACTCTTCCTAATGCATAATAAGTGTACTTGATGCCTTATATGCAAATAAATGAATACTGTGGCTGGATCTGAGGAGGCCTATAACATGtgagaaaaaaattcaaaccaaGAATGTGTAATGttttaaaggtgatctgcaaagaaaaaaaacaggtctgtcaatgtaaaaataaagtctaaaatattttttctaatataaatttttctaaaataaaaggaCGTCTTTAATAAAAAACATTACCTCTTCAGCTGAGCTGAGAGCTCACCAAGAAATCCACCAGTAAAACCAGTCTTGACTTTTTTTGATATCTTATGGTAAatacaggctttttaaaaaagcctttctGGCCTCTTTTATATAATCTCATAAAGATACAAAGAAAAGGACACCAgaccaacattttaaaatcttttgcaaGTCTCCTTTAAAGAAGGGATTTTGATACTGGGGGCGGGGTTCTGAAGTGGAGTGTGGGTAGCTGTTTCAATCAGTAGAGCAGCAATAAAGGAGGCACTAAGCTAGAAGTGGGAGAAGACGGTTATACCATATTTTCATTTGGGATTGTCTCACAAAAATGTTGCTCACAGATACTGAACGCATGACAGCACCAATGGCAACCTTATAATAAAGTTCTACTTGTTTTTTATACTAACACAATAATTAAACTGGTCTAGCTGTGGGCTCCCAGCAGCGCTAGCACTGCTTCATAAGACCCAATTTTAGTGTCAATGATAGTTTTgtttggatttgttttgtttacagtCGCTAGAAAATCTTTTAGAGGGAGATGGCAGTTCGgaatggggaagagagaaggaacagCAAGCTGAGGAGAAAGAACTATTATTAACTGGAAAACGGTAGTCAATTATTGCACTTATTTGAAATACAAAATCATGCCCATCTAGCCAAaggaaggaatatttttttctacaaaagGGAAGAGTATGTAGAGAAGGGAAGATCAAAAAGGAAAAAGTGAAGTCAAAGAATTAGAAGGTGAAGGGGTTGGAGAAACTTCAAATGCTCATAGCATGACTACTTAAAGGAGGTCAAAGGCAACAAACAACCTTCACTGCAATTTCTACTTTCCGTATCCCACACACCCTCTTTCAAATTACCCTCTGCCATAATGAGTGCAACATAATGCACTGGAATAGCTGCAGTTTTAATCTTTTCCCACATACCTTTTTTTCTTGGtcttcctttctgcagtactttcTCCAGTTCTAAttaaggggaggggaaaaacaatGGCTTTGATTAATGCAGTGGGAAAAATTAAGTAAACAGGGGCACAGTGGAATTGAGGTTTATAATAGAAAATCATCATCCCACTGGCAGAAAAGTAAACAGTCGGTTGTAATGACTAAAGTTCACTTGGCACATTCACTTTCAGCCATTTTTCAACCCAAGAAGACATTCCCTATAACTTAAAAAAAGCTGTTGTATTTTacccttttaaacattttttgtatttgaatATGCCGCACGCTCAGTTACCTTCTGCTAAGAGTTCTCTACATTAAAGTGATACTGTCGGTGTGAAAAGAAGATGTGTACAAGTTTTCTTTACCTAATATCTCAAATTATTAAAACTAAGTTTTCAAAATCTAAATTAGTTTTCATCATTTATGCTCTTCATGAATTTCTCTCCTGTGCAATAGAAAGAAAACAgtccatttttattaataatatctAGCTATTTCACTTTCAGGTCCTCATGCATTCACACACTGATAGAAAGTTTGGGTTTCAAACATGCAGGGAAATGCTTGCTTAACAATAGATAAATAGAAGCAAAAACTATTTCTGGTTTTTACAATTCACTTACTCACTTCTCACTTAAAAGATGAGCAGCAATGGATTTTAGAGAACAGAGCTCATCCATACAGATTCCAAaagaatgttgttttttttaacataatattttaatgaaatggtGGTAGGTAACATCAAGGAGAATGCAGACTTGCCTACCGTCACACAGACCTGCAAAATGCATGAGCATATTGCAAGATGTCAATAACTCCTGCACAACTGGTAAAACGTCATGGGTCTGTATGCAAGAGGAGTGCTTTCCTCACATAATCTCCAGTAGCCATACAGAGGGTTCACTAAATTACAAACCAGGAGCTCACAAATTCTAATCCCAACTCTTTTACTAATTGTTCTCCATATTTCTGTGAACTCCACAACTTTTACTAATCAGGGCCTCATGCTCTACCTTAGAGGAGGCATTTATCATTCATTCATTTTACTCCAGGCAAAGCTGAGAATACAACCCCGGTCTCTAATTTGCCAAACTGCCTTTCAGAAGAAAGGGCCTAGGTTATGTGTTAGCCTAACCCATGATAACAGAGTGTGGATTCTGTGTCCCACTTTAGTGGCCAATCCAGACAGAAGTTTATGAGTTTGCTACTGCCTCCATGCTAATGTGTATTGTCCTGGAGCTCAAGTGGTAGAAGCTCATACTTTTAAATCCAGAACTCCCAGGTTCAAACTCTGCAGATGATCCAAACAGAGACATTATTATACTTGGCTATGCAAACTCTATTCTACCATACTCGGCTCCCAGAGCCAGCAATACAAATCAGGAATCCTCATACTCTATTCACAAGCAGTTATCTAACCCAGTAATAAAGTGTGCTATCTCCCCCTCTACAATCTGCTCCATAGGGGGATAACAGTAAGCTTTCCCCTATCAGTTATTCCTATAGTTGCCATGGTAGAGGACGATGGCATAAATCTGAAGATTGTGGGATCAAACCTGTGTTGTTTTATTATTGCCCCGCTGCTGCCCTATAGATAAACCAAGATCTTAATTCTCTACAGATGCATGAGCATTAAATAATCTACACTCCTCCCCTACACAGAATCACATAGCTGAAGTCTGTGCTAGTATGCAAATTagttacaaatattaaaaattggGTAATTTACATGTATCATGCAGAGTTGCACAGAACTTGGCAGCTACTGGAATGAAACCTTTCAAGCCTCCATTTGGTACTGTACTTATGTCATCATTCACTATAGAAAAGCCAGTGTGTCTGTCCTCAGGATGTTGAGGAGGTATTACATGTCTCAGCTTTGTACTACataaaatgtattacatttttaaacaagcagTAATTCAGTTTTATTCTTTTAGAATCTTACAGCAACCTTTTTAGAATTTTAGAAccctttaaaattctcttttcatTGTCTTCATTAAGAATATTATTTGCAGTATTTAAAGTATCTTTACATTTCGTTCTTACTTCACTTCCCTTCCTCACCCCAGCTATTGTACAGTACTTGATACCTAACAAGTCGGGACAAGGAAATATGTTCCAAATGTTGCATCAAAATTGGAATAAATTTTAGTGTATAAAAGCACAGTCATTATGTCTTAGAGGGCTTCATAATcagaattcgcaaaaagaaaaggagtacttgtggcatcttagaaactaacaaatttatttgaatataagctttcgtgagctacagctcacttcatcggacgcatgagctgtagctcacgaaagcttatgctcaaataaatttgttagtctctaaggtgccacaagtactccttttctttttgtgaatacagactaacacggctgctactttgaaacataATCAGAATGATTACTTTTACTGAAGTTCCTTGATTTTAGGTCACACAACCTCCATCTAGGTTAATAACTAACTAGAAGAATCATAATGCAAAATTATTTTCACATTACCTAGTCTTGGACAACTGGATTTGTTTGCCAGTGCAAGGCTATATTAGATATGCAGTTATTGCGTTTAAAAAACTACAGTTATCAGAAAATGAAGATGTTAAGATGACACAATGGCTTTAATTCTGGCCCTTGTAAATGTGTATTTCTTTTACAACCATATTGTTCTATGTAGGTTTTTATATGGACTGTCCTAgctttttgttggggttttttaagaaAAGTCCAGAAAAATCATTATGTACACAGGTCATAACATAAGTCAAACAGATTTTGAATCTCATTATGCTGTAATTATGCACACcaatcaagttttttaaaaaaaaaaccctcaccccCCATCGCATTCCCCTTTTCtctagaaaataattattttaaaagcgcttgtgctaaaaaaaaatttaatgcaCCACCTATGATTTTCAAAGACTCATAACTACCAAATCAAAACCAGTTTTTACTGCACCACTGAAAAGTGCATCTCATCAAATATTTGCCTCATACCAAATTTCACCTTTTTAATGCCAAACTATTTCCACgttaaaccttttaaaaagaaatagtttaaatctttttttttataataaagtatTTTCCTCCACACCGCTCAcgtttttaaaaatagctgaaccattttttgctcagactttaaaagaaaattaacgCTTCAGTGGAGACCTTGTGTAACCcccacaccttctgggtgtgatgttctgtcccctttagtggcaccaagaccacttagagattaatgagtctgctactgccTCAGTTAAGGCTTTTAGCTCATTCCATAGAGGCTCATACATTAAGCTTccgaggtcccaggtttgatccccccgccgacaactggggtctgtccgTGTTATACttgcatagaaaatttcagccccaaaagaataaagatttaaaagTCATAAGCAACTgacaaagggaaaaataaagttAGAATTAAAATGCTTAAGACACCTTAAATCCTTGGGCTTCACTTGGCCAATGGCATTAAGCACTGTGTTGTCTAACCCTGCTTAAAACAAGTCTACACAACACATGGTTCAACACATCAGCAGCCATTAGTTCTTGCCTATGATAGTGTTCCTACCATTGCTACCAATAGTGAGTACCATTGCTACTCAGTATATAACAACAGCTAGGAAGATGGTCAACataaaaattatatgaaatatcCCTTTATTTTCAACATTTTGGAAAGCTTCTCAGTTcattaaattactttattttctcTCTGAAGGCAGTTTTGATTAAAAGGGTGAAATGTTTGAATACTGAATTCTTCTTCGCTGGGAGAAACAACAAAATTCTATCTAGAGGCCAAAAGAATAAGTGAAGTCACACTTCAGATTAAGGCAAAGTCCAATTTGACTGTTTCTTCTTGGTTGCAGGTATCACCTGCCCAGGTGTCTCAGATGTCAAAACTGCAAAGCATGTAGTTATTTTAATCCAATAAAATGTATCCCCGATATTTCTAGGAATAAAGAATTGGTAATACATATGAATCCATATCTTGCTCCcctatttgctttttattcttCAAAACTAAATACAAGGAAAAACTATGCTCCTGATACACTGTTAACGTAGCACCTATGTTTTTGTTGGTGGACACCTTTATGGTGAGACTACAAAAATGGACACATCACATACTTTTCTAATTATGATCATTGTCCCCACACTAGAAAAAGATGTACACAAACTGTTTTCTAAGCCCCATGTAAACATGTAATAAGGTAAGTGGTCAAGCTGCCCAGAAAACAACGCCCCATTACATAAAGGCCCCATTACTTATTTTGACTTTATTCCAGTGacccatttttgtttaaaaaacctgTTTGACCTAAGTTATAACAGGGAGAGGCTGACCAAATAACTTGTGGATACTGTGGGATACAAATACATATGTATATCCTCTGATGTACATACAGTAActattaatgttaatgggagttacacATACAGACTCAAGAGAATGAACACAAAAACCACACAAAGAAAACTCACCACTCTACTACAATCTCCCAAACACAGTCTATACATACTTCTGCTAATGGCTTTTAAGCTTTAGCCCAGCTGATCTTACCTTTGTTGCAACAAtagtctgttttctttttctttcagagctTTCGCTAATTCAACTGTCCTTGATGGTCTGTGTAGATATTTTCTTTTCCCTGTACATTCATAGGTCCAATGTCCGAACTCTAAACACTTCTGACATCTCACATGCTGCTTGTTTGCCTCCCTACAAAAATAAAGAATTTGCTTAAGAGCAGGTTTGTATCTAAAGTTGGGATATTTAAGCACAATCAACACTGTCTATTGAAAATTACATGGTGCATCTTAGCATACCAGTCCTAAGACAAAGTATTTGTCTTGCTTAATTTGAGCTTCAACTGTCTGCCTGTATTTATTGGTGCTTTAGATTTTCTCAAGTCaggctgcatttcactggagCTCCAGACAAGCACATGCATATACCTGCATATAGTCAatggcaggattgggtcctttgtGATTACTGGAACTTTCCTGTATCAGTTATTTATCAGAATGAACACAAAGACACTTTTCTATTCCAGAACTGGCGCTCTCAAGTCTCTCTTTCTGCTGAAGTGGTAAAGACTAAACTACACTTGGCTCTTGGTTGACACATTGGCAAAAGGTGTATGGCCAGCATTTTAGTTTAGTAACTCCTATTGGTTGGTCtctctttcaatctttcctcactcTGCTGGGAGTTCATAATTTCCCATTCCCTTCAGAATTTAAAATTCATAAGCAACTATTAAAGAGTTTGAAGAAAAGTGGAAGTGGAGCAATTCTTAAGTTTCAGCCAGTGAACAAAGGTAATTCAATTATTGAAAACACAATTCTTGTCCCAAACTAACTGGCAAATATTTTGGCAGCATCTTTTATATTCCTGCGCCAACTGTGGGAAATATGGTTACATAAACATAGATAAATGTTAGTAAATTGTACTCAATGTTACAATCTCTGAAGAATTTGTACCTGCCTCCATAGttttttttcaaacaagcacctaaAAATCTGTTCCTATCCATTGAGTCAGTTTGTTGCAATATTTTGGGCAGCCCTAATTTTCAGATCATGGGAGTCTAGTGATTAGAGGCAAAACAGAATGTCAGACGAAATAGGACATTATGTTCCTTGTGGGAAATTGAAGAGTGATCCTACAATTTCAGCAGCCAATTAATGACTGCTATCACAAAAGATGCAACTGAGGCGTATGAAGTTCGAAGGTAACACTTTACTCTGTCCATCCCAAGTATAACCTGATTCTGGCTTTCTCGCGTGCATAATTCACTAGAGTTAGCCATGCAAAATTTTActcacctgcttcctgagaaGGTGTAAACTATTAATTTTTCACCATCATCATAGTAAACATGGGTGAATAATTTTGAGCCCACACTGGTAAATATTCACAGAGTTTTGCAATATTTTGCTAGAATTCACAgaggaaaaaatgcttcctttctgTTTAATATAGATTAAATGAGACTCTGATGATATACTCATCCTGAAGAAGGGAGTTTCCACTAACAACTTTTCACTGACACAGGAAAGGAGGTAAAGTTGTttcctctgttttatttttccctcccactcctcaTTAATTTctttagctttaaaataaaatatttagcacTTTTACTGTGATTCATATTTACACTCCCATGAGGTAGGTATTAGTctgattttacaaatgaggaaattaaagcagagatattaagtgactcacccaaggtttGTTGGGTGCCAAATTGGTGCCAGAGCCAAGATTAAAGCTAGGAttttctgactcccagtcttcTGCTTAGTTTATTGCACCAAGATGCCTTTCAACTCTGCCTTTTACCCCTCTTGCCTCAACTGAAAGACTCACTTTGGAAAGTTCAGTCCATTCAGAGTCACTCAACAGCCATATACTACTAGAAAAAGGAAAATTCCTAACTGCATATTTAGCATTTAGACACAGTAAATAGGAGGAGGAtaggaggaaggaggagagagaggctaTTAGCATTGATGGATGTTTTGGTTTGGTGTGAAACTATGAGTCACCTACTGAAGTACAGAAGAATGGCATGGTTCATTGGCCTTTGTCATCACTTACTCAGGCTCCCAGGTCTATCAAGTTTCTAATAGTCATCCTGTCTATAACATCCAACACCTTTTCGAGACTAAACTTCTCTGGCTTCTTGCAGTAGCCCTAAGGAGAAATGGTGCTAATTTAGATTCAATAGGGAAAAAGTAAGactcacaattaattgcacacaATTAACTTTGAGAATTTAATTTCAGTAGGGAACAGTACTTTTAGTAAGTAGGCTGAACAGGATTCTAGGGCTActga
This genomic window from Dermochelys coriacea isolate rDerCor1 chromosome 8, rDerCor1.pri.v4, whole genome shotgun sequence contains:
- the ZCCHC10 gene encoding zinc finger CCHC domain-containing protein 10 isoform X2, with product MATPMHRLIARRQAEANKQHVRCQKCLEFGHWTYECTGKRKYLHRPSRTVELAKALKEKENRLLLQQRTGESTAERKTKKKRSKSVTSSSSNSSISSASDSSSESEDSSTSSSSDDSDSDESSSTSSSSPSSSSSSSSSDFESDSSSSSSSSTSTDSSSDDEPPKKKKKK
- the ZCCHC10 gene encoding zinc finger CCHC domain-containing protein 10 isoform X3 — its product is MTKANEPCHSSVLQEANKQHVRCQKCLEFGHWTYECTGKRKYLHRPSRTVELAKALKEKENRLLLQQRTGESTAERKTKKKRSKSVTSSSSNSSISSASDSSSESEDSSTSSSSDDSDSDESSSTSSSSPSSSSSSSSSDFESDSSSSSSSSTSTDSSSDDEPPKKKKKK
- the ZCCHC10 gene encoding zinc finger CCHC domain-containing protein 10 isoform X1, with the translated sequence MPEGLVFVWQPEKSGVPWAGERRVVSEGKPQRRGLSWEGPPMPVCVGPLGREANKQHVRCQKCLEFGHWTYECTGKRKYLHRPSRTVELAKALKEKENRLLLQQRTGESTAERKTKKKRSKSVTSSSSNSSISSASDSSSESEDSSTSSSSDDSDSDESSSTSSSSPSSSSSSSSSDFESDSSSSSSSSTSTDSSSDDEPPKKKKKK